A genomic region of Micromonospora sp. NBC_01796 contains the following coding sequences:
- a CDS encoding GNAT family N-acetyltransferase gives MSEIEIRVVRYDSLVAQQLVADALADLGVRYGGSGDETPVEPAEFESPSGAFLVAYRGGEPVGCGGWRSHGDAGDTAELKRMYTTPAARGRGVARAVLSAVERSAREYGRKRLILECGDQQPEAISMYQSCGYVQIENFGYYRNEPGTLSFARPL, from the coding sequence GTGAGTGAGATCGAGATCCGCGTGGTGCGCTACGACTCGCTGGTTGCCCAGCAGCTCGTGGCCGACGCACTGGCCGACCTGGGCGTCCGGTACGGGGGCAGCGGCGACGAGACGCCGGTCGAGCCGGCCGAGTTCGAGTCGCCGTCCGGTGCGTTCCTGGTCGCGTACCGGGGCGGGGAGCCGGTCGGTTGCGGCGGCTGGCGCAGTCACGGCGACGCGGGGGACACCGCGGAGCTGAAGCGGATGTACACCACCCCGGCGGCTCGGGGTCGGGGTGTGGCCCGCGCGGTGCTGTCGGCGGTGGAGCGCTCGGCCCGCGAGTACGGCCGCAAGCGGCTCATCCTGGAGTGCGGCGACCAGCAGCCCGAGGCGATCTCGATGTACCAGTCCTGCGGATACGTCCAGATCGAGAACTTCGGCTACTACCGGAACGAACCCGGCACCCTCTCCTTCGCCCGCCCCCTCTGA
- a CDS encoding cystathionine gamma-lyase — protein MIDEQDPHGYGDSTRCVHAGLPEPEPGQPFLPGPVFAAPYHLDPETGQGTNPNGYGRPDNPTRRALESAIGELEGGDCLAFATGQAAISAVLLALLKPGDGVVLPTDGYFPVRAFATSTLATMGVRVEFAPTAGPYPSFEGVRLLLLETPANPGLDVCDVAELADRAHAAGALVVVDNTTATPLGQRPLDLGADLVVASGTKALTGHSDLLLGYVATRSAELLEPLRAWRATTGSVPGAFDSWLAHRSLATLDLRLGRQSANAAAVALALSERSDVTGLRWPGLADDPSYPVASRQMRRVPGVLSFDLGDADRVTRFLRAAKLVFAATSFGGLHSSADRRAQWGDDTPEGFVRLSCGVEDTADLVADITAALDAAS, from the coding sequence ATGATCGACGAGCAGGACCCGCACGGCTACGGCGACAGCACCCGGTGCGTGCACGCCGGACTTCCCGAGCCCGAGCCGGGACAGCCGTTCCTGCCCGGTCCCGTGTTCGCCGCGCCGTACCACCTCGACCCGGAGACCGGACAGGGGACGAACCCGAACGGCTACGGCCGCCCGGACAACCCCACCCGCCGCGCACTCGAATCGGCGATCGGTGAGCTGGAGGGGGGCGACTGCCTCGCCTTCGCCACCGGGCAGGCGGCGATCAGCGCGGTCCTGCTGGCACTGCTCAAGCCCGGTGACGGCGTGGTCCTGCCGACCGACGGCTACTTCCCGGTACGGGCCTTCGCCACCTCCACCCTCGCCACCATGGGCGTACGGGTCGAGTTCGCCCCGACGGCCGGACCGTACCCGTCGTTCGAGGGCGTACGCCTGTTGCTGCTGGAGACGCCGGCCAACCCCGGCCTGGACGTCTGCGACGTGGCCGAACTGGCCGACCGGGCGCACGCCGCCGGTGCGCTGGTCGTGGTGGACAACACCACCGCCACCCCGCTCGGTCAGCGCCCGCTCGACCTCGGCGCGGACCTGGTCGTCGCCTCCGGGACCAAGGCGTTGACCGGTCACTCCGACCTGCTGCTCGGTTACGTCGCGACCCGGTCCGCCGAGCTGCTCGAGCCGCTGCGCGCGTGGCGGGCGACCACCGGCTCGGTACCCGGTGCGTTCGACTCCTGGCTGGCGCACCGGTCGCTGGCCACCCTCGACCTGCGGCTGGGTCGGCAGAGCGCCAACGCTGCGGCGGTGGCCCTGGCACTGAGCGAGCGGTCCGACGTCACCGGCCTGCGGTGGCCGGGGCTCGCCGACGACCCGTCGTACCCGGTGGCGAGCCGGCAGATGCGCCGGGTGCCGGGGGTGCTGTCGTTCGACCTCGGCGACGCCGACCGGGTGACCCGGTTCCTGCGCGCCGCCAAGCTGGTCTTCGCCGCGACCTCGTTCGGTGGCCTGCACAGCAGCGCCGACCGCCGGGCGCAGTGGGGCGACGACACCCCGGAGGGCTTCGTCCGGCTCTCCTGCGGGGTGGAGGACACCGCCGACCTGGTCGCGGACATCACCGCGGCACTCGATGCGGCGAGCTGA
- a CDS encoding lysophospholipid acyltransferase family protein, whose amino-acid sequence MARRRLGFWRRFAIALVKPPMWVWTRRTWAGMEHVPTSGGVIIVPNHISHADPLVVGHYINDTGRWPQFLGKASIFRVPVVGYILLRCRQIPVERGTVDAARSLETLISAVKDGGAVVIYPEGTTTREPDLWPMRGKTGAARLALATGAPVVPITHWGAQKLFDPRNAKLSLRPRIPVSVVAGPPVDLSRWAGAAPTKQVLDEMTNEIMLRLRDQLAEIRGGTPPPIWAPNGPRRAVDESAHRDGDAA is encoded by the coding sequence GTGGCACGGCGCAGGCTGGGGTTCTGGCGGCGGTTCGCGATCGCGTTGGTGAAGCCGCCGATGTGGGTCTGGACCCGGAGGACCTGGGCCGGCATGGAGCACGTACCGACCTCGGGCGGCGTCATCATCGTGCCGAACCACATCTCGCACGCCGACCCGCTGGTGGTGGGGCACTACATCAACGACACCGGACGGTGGCCGCAGTTCCTCGGCAAGGCCAGCATCTTCCGGGTGCCGGTGGTCGGATACATCCTGCTCAGGTGCCGCCAGATCCCGGTGGAGCGGGGCACCGTCGACGCCGCCCGGTCGCTGGAGACCCTGATCTCCGCGGTCAAGGACGGCGGCGCGGTGGTGATCTACCCGGAGGGCACCACCACCCGCGAACCCGACCTCTGGCCGATGCGCGGCAAGACCGGCGCGGCCCGGCTGGCCCTGGCCACCGGTGCCCCGGTCGTCCCGATCACCCACTGGGGTGCGCAGAAGCTGTTCGACCCGCGCAACGCCAAGCTCAGCCTGCGCCCCCGGATCCCGGTCTCGGTGGTGGCCGGACCTCCGGTCGACCTGAGCCGGTGGGCCGGTGCCGCCCCGACCAAGCAGGTGCTGGACGAGATGACCAACGAGATCATGCTGCGGCTCCGGGATCAGCTCGCCGAGATCCGGGGCGGCACACCACCGCCGATCTGGGCGCCGAACGGCCCGCGCCGGGCCGTCGACGAGTCCGCGCACCGCGACGGGGACGCCGCGTGA
- a CDS encoding thiamine-phosphate kinase, translating to MSVAKAGEFGLIARVTARLGTGPSVLLGPGDDAAVVSAPDGRVAASTDVLVEGRHFRRDWSSAVDVGHRAAAANLADIAAMGALPTALLVALCIPPDLEVRWAEELADGLGAEAALVGASVVGGDMSSSPTLTIAVTALGDLGGRAPVVRSGARPGDVVALAGRIGYAAAGYTVLSRGFRTPKLLVEAYRRPEVPYRAGPQAARLGATSMIDVSDGLLADLGHVATASGVGIDLRTAAFEVPAQMRDAAHALGVDPYAWVLGGGDDHALAATFPAHLALPDDWRVIGRVVDGSGLTVDGKAYKGPAGWDHFR from the coding sequence GTGAGCGTGGCCAAAGCCGGTGAGTTCGGTCTGATCGCCCGGGTCACCGCCCGGCTGGGCACCGGGCCGTCGGTGCTGCTCGGGCCGGGGGACGACGCCGCCGTGGTGAGCGCCCCGGACGGGCGGGTGGCTGCCTCGACGGACGTCCTGGTCGAGGGGCGACACTTCCGGCGGGACTGGTCCTCGGCGGTCGATGTCGGGCACCGGGCCGCCGCCGCGAACCTCGCCGACATCGCCGCCATGGGAGCCCTGCCGACCGCCCTGCTGGTCGCGCTCTGCATCCCGCCGGACCTGGAGGTGCGCTGGGCCGAGGAACTCGCCGACGGGCTCGGCGCGGAGGCGGCGCTGGTCGGGGCGAGCGTGGTCGGCGGCGACATGTCGTCGAGTCCGACGCTCACCATCGCCGTCACCGCCCTCGGTGACCTGGGCGGCCGGGCGCCCGTCGTGCGCAGCGGCGCCCGGCCCGGCGACGTGGTCGCCCTCGCCGGCCGGATCGGGTACGCCGCCGCCGGCTACACCGTGCTCTCGCGCGGATTCCGTACGCCGAAACTGCTGGTGGAGGCGTACCGGCGACCGGAGGTGCCGTACCGGGCCGGACCGCAGGCCGCCCGACTCGGCGCCACCTCGATGATCGACGTGTCGGACGGGCTGCTCGCCGACCTCGGGCACGTGGCCACCGCCAGCGGGGTCGGCATCGACCTGCGTACCGCCGCCTTCGAGGTCCCCGCCCAGATGCGGGACGCGGCGCACGCCCTCGGCGTCGACCCGTACGCCTGGGTCCTCGGGGGTGGGGACGACCACGCCCTGGCCGCCACCTTCCCGGCGCACCTGGCGCTGCCCGACGACTGGCGGGTGATCGGGCGGGTGGTCGACGGGAGCGGGCTGACCGTCGACGGTAAGGCGTACAAGGGGCCGGCCGGCTGGGACCACTTCCGGTAG
- a CDS encoding DUF3515 family protein has product MAQPVPVPTEPNESTGSGAADEGGATVGPVAPDRSMRQAAIWATVVALPLTVLVAVFAFGRLAPDSEAAANPTPSATSATPRVQSTAPVPVTAVPLGERAATVCRALLSRLPASLGELAQRPVTTGPEQNAAYGDPAVTVACGTPLPSFPPTDQVWVVNSVCWHAQEQTDSTVFVTVDREVPVQVTVPRGYDPPLQWIAPVAEPVVAAVPSGKTRPTGCTG; this is encoded by the coding sequence ATGGCACAGCCTGTTCCCGTACCAACCGAACCGAACGAATCGACCGGATCCGGCGCAGCAGACGAGGGCGGCGCGACGGTCGGGCCCGTGGCCCCGGACCGCTCGATGCGGCAGGCCGCGATCTGGGCGACCGTGGTGGCCCTGCCGCTGACCGTGCTCGTGGCGGTGTTCGCCTTCGGGCGGCTGGCACCCGACTCGGAGGCCGCCGCCAACCCGACCCCGTCGGCCACCTCGGCCACCCCACGGGTGCAGTCCACCGCACCGGTCCCGGTGACCGCCGTCCCGCTCGGCGAACGGGCGGCCACGGTCTGCCGGGCCCTGCTCTCCCGGCTCCCTGCGAGCCTCGGTGAGCTGGCGCAGCGGCCGGTCACCACCGGCCCGGAACAGAACGCCGCGTACGGCGACCCGGCGGTGACCGTGGCCTGCGGCACCCCGCTCCCCTCGTTCCCACCGACCGACCAGGTCTGGGTGGTGAACTCGGTCTGCTGGCACGCACAGGAGCAGACCGACTCGACGGTGTTCGTCACCGTGGACCGCGAGGTGCCGGTGCAGGTCACCGTGCCCCGTGGCTACGACCCGCCGTTGCAGTGGATCGCCCCGGTCGCCGAGCCGGTGGTCGCCGCCGTCCCGTCCGGGAAGACCCGACCGACCGGCTGCACCGGCTGA
- a CDS encoding D-alanine--D-alanine ligase family protein produces the protein MTSPRKTRVAVVFGGRSTEHAISCVSAGSIINALDPDEYEVVPVGITKAGEWVLTSGDPEQLVITDRNLPEITASAGTAVMLPADPTGSGLMVLDPTEGPAALADIDLVFPALHGAYGEDGTIQGLLEMAGIPYVGSGVFASAAAMDKEFTKKLAVAEGIPTGPYVVLRSGMTLTEEDKERLGLPVFVKPSRAGSSYGITKVSDWADLEAAIVTARQIDAKVLVEAAIVGREIECGVLEGEAGGGPEASLLAEVRVATDREFYDFEAKYLGDACEYDIPAGLPDRVTRQVQEYACRTFTALDCAGLARVDFFVTPDLDIYLNEINTMPGFTSTSMFPQMWAAAGLEYPKLVDRLIRTALRRGTGLR, from the coding sequence GTGACAAGCCCACGGAAGACCCGCGTCGCAGTCGTCTTCGGCGGTCGTAGCACGGAGCATGCGATCTCCTGCGTGAGCGCCGGAAGCATCATCAACGCCTTGGATCCGGACGAATACGAGGTGGTGCCCGTGGGCATCACCAAAGCCGGCGAATGGGTGCTGACCAGTGGTGACCCAGAGCAATTGGTCATTACTGACCGTAATCTTCCGGAGATCACCGCGAGCGCCGGAACCGCCGTCATGCTGCCGGCCGACCCGACCGGCAGCGGCCTGATGGTGCTCGACCCCACCGAGGGTCCGGCCGCCCTGGCCGACATCGACCTGGTCTTTCCCGCCCTGCACGGCGCGTACGGCGAGGACGGAACCATCCAGGGGCTGCTGGAGATGGCCGGCATCCCGTACGTCGGGTCGGGTGTCTTCGCCTCCGCCGCCGCCATGGACAAGGAGTTCACCAAGAAGCTCGCCGTGGCCGAGGGCATCCCCACCGGCCCGTACGTGGTGCTGCGCAGCGGGATGACGCTCACCGAGGAGGACAAGGAACGGCTCGGTCTGCCGGTCTTCGTCAAGCCCTCCCGGGCCGGCTCGTCGTACGGCATCACCAAGGTCTCGGACTGGGCCGACCTCGAGGCGGCGATCGTCACCGCCCGACAGATCGACGCGAAGGTGCTGGTCGAGGCGGCGATCGTCGGTCGGGAGATCGAGTGCGGGGTGCTGGAGGGCGAGGCCGGAGGCGGCCCCGAGGCGTCCCTGCTGGCCGAGGTCCGGGTGGCCACCGACCGCGAGTTCTACGACTTCGAGGCCAAGTACCTCGGCGACGCCTGCGAGTACGACATCCCCGCCGGGCTGCCCGACCGGGTCACCCGCCAGGTCCAGGAGTACGCCTGCCGTACCTTCACCGCGCTGGACTGCGCGGGCCTGGCCCGGGTCGACTTCTTCGTCACGCCCGACCTGGACATCTACCTCAACGAGATCAACACGATGCCGGGCTTCACCTCGACCTCGATGTTCCCGCAGATGTGGGCGGCGGCCGGGTTGGAGTACCCGAAGCTGGTCGACCGGTTGATCCGTACCGCGCTCCGTCGCGGCACCGGCCTGCGCTGA
- a CDS encoding DUF397 domain-containing protein — translation MSAPTTTTMAAFATAAWRKSSRSGDQGACVEFAVTTEAIGVRDSKDPGGPILTFPATAWSAFAGAVPTGPIID, via the coding sequence ATGTCCGCTCCAACCACCACCACGATGGCCGCTTTCGCGACCGCCGCCTGGCGCAAGAGCAGCCGCAGTGGCGACCAGGGTGCCTGCGTGGAGTTCGCCGTCACCACCGAGGCGATCGGTGTCCGGGACTCGAAGGATCCGGGCGGCCCGATCCTGACCTTCCCCGCCACCGCGTGGTCGGCGTTCGCCGGTGCCGTACCGACCGGCCCGATCATCGACTGA
- a CDS encoding Lrp/AsnC ligand binding domain-containing protein, whose translation MVQAYILIQTEVGRARDVAAQITDISGVVRVDAVTGPYDVVVLTEAHTVDELGKMIVSKVQLVPGITRTLTCSVVRL comes from the coding sequence GTGGTCCAGGCGTACATCCTCATCCAGACCGAGGTCGGAAGGGCGCGTGACGTGGCCGCGCAGATCACGGATATCTCGGGCGTGGTCCGAGTCGATGCCGTGACCGGGCCGTACGACGTGGTCGTTCTCACCGAGGCGCACACGGTTGACGAGTTGGGCAAGATGATCGTCAGCAAGGTCCAGTTGGTGCCGGGGATCACCCGTACCCTGACCTGCTCGGTGGTGCGGCTCTAA
- a CDS encoding helix-turn-helix domain-containing protein, with translation MAPKTARARRLGIALRSYREAAGLTLERAAEEINSTRSTLSRYENALSLPSPATVRALLTHYNVDGDALKGTIELAKEAKKPGWWVSYSYLLDRKTADFIALESEATSIQSFEPSLVPGLLQTPDYIRAIMRGGPHVLTDDGIEERVDIRLNRQKRLTATPDPLVLDAVIDEVALLRKVGGHDVWAEQLEHLIKISEIPHITIGVIPLIAGYHRGTRGSLHILEFGREDQPLASVETVAGQLSFDTTPELDTCMKIMQHLRTVALSPEASCELISNLLKGR, from the coding sequence ATGGCACCGAAGACCGCCCGCGCCCGCCGCCTCGGCATCGCCCTCAGGTCCTATCGCGAGGCTGCCGGGCTGACCCTCGAACGCGCGGCCGAGGAGATCAACAGCACCCGCAGCACGTTGTCCAGGTACGAGAACGCACTCAGCCTGCCCAGCCCGGCGACCGTCCGCGCCCTGCTCACCCACTACAACGTGGACGGAGACGCGCTGAAGGGCACGATCGAGCTGGCGAAGGAAGCCAAGAAGCCCGGCTGGTGGGTGTCGTACTCGTACCTGCTGGACCGCAAGACCGCCGACTTCATCGCGTTGGAGTCCGAGGCGACCTCCATCCAGTCCTTCGAGCCCTCGCTGGTGCCGGGCCTGTTGCAGACCCCGGACTACATCCGGGCGATCATGCGCGGCGGCCCGCACGTCCTCACCGACGACGGGATCGAGGAACGGGTCGACATCCGCCTCAACCGCCAGAAGCGGCTGACCGCCACCCCCGACCCGCTGGTCCTCGACGCGGTGATCGACGAGGTCGCGCTGCTACGCAAGGTCGGTGGTCACGACGTCTGGGCGGAGCAACTCGAACACCTGATCAAGATCTCCGAGATTCCGCACATCACCATCGGAGTGATCCCGCTCATCGCCGGCTACCACCGCGGCACCAGGGGATCGCTGCACATCCTCGAATTCGGCCGAGAAGATCAACCCTTGGCCTCGGTCGAGACTGTCGCGGGTCAACTCTCCTTCGACACCACGCCCGAGCTGGACACCTGCATGAAGATCATGCAGCACCTGCGCACCGTGGCCCTGAGCCCGGAGGCGAGCTGCGAGCTGATCTCCAACCTCCTGAAGGGACGGTAG
- a CDS encoding NAD(P)H-dependent glycerol-3-phosphate dehydrogenase, with protein sequence MTGHVAVLGAGSWGTAFAKILADAGRDVTMWARRESVVDAIRTTGHNSEYLPGLRLPQRVTATADAAAAIAGADLVVLAVPSQTLRGNLADWAAFIEPDATLVSLMKGIELGTTKRMSQVIMETAGVAEDRVVVVSGPNLAPEIAQEQPAATVVACTDMDRATLVQSSITTPYFRPYTNDDVIGCELGGAVKNVIALAYGMANAMGLGDNTKATLITRGLAETARLGVALGADPLTFAGLAGLGDLVASCSSPLARNRTFGEHLGRGETLEQAQVATRQTAEGVKSCLAIRDLSRAHGVEMPITEQVELVCHEGANPRLAMAVLMSRKPRPE encoded by the coding sequence GTGACCGGCCACGTCGCCGTCCTCGGTGCCGGTTCCTGGGGTACGGCCTTCGCCAAGATCCTCGCCGACGCCGGCCGGGACGTGACCATGTGGGCCCGGCGCGAGTCCGTGGTCGACGCGATCCGGACCACCGGCCACAACTCCGAGTACCTTCCCGGACTCCGGTTGCCGCAGCGGGTCACCGCGACCGCCGACGCCGCCGCCGCGATCGCCGGTGCCGACCTGGTGGTGCTCGCCGTACCGTCGCAGACGCTGCGGGGCAACCTGGCCGACTGGGCCGCGTTCATCGAGCCCGACGCGACGCTGGTCTCCCTGATGAAGGGGATCGAGCTGGGCACGACCAAGCGGATGAGCCAGGTGATCATGGAGACCGCCGGGGTGGCCGAGGACCGGGTGGTCGTGGTCTCCGGCCCCAACCTCGCCCCCGAGATCGCCCAGGAGCAGCCGGCCGCGACCGTGGTCGCCTGCACCGACATGGATCGGGCCACCCTGGTCCAGTCCTCGATCACCACGCCCTACTTCCGGCCGTACACGAACGACGACGTCATCGGGTGCGAACTCGGCGGCGCGGTGAAGAACGTGATCGCCCTGGCGTACGGCATGGCGAACGCGATGGGACTCGGCGACAACACCAAGGCCACCCTGATCACCCGTGGACTGGCCGAGACCGCCCGCCTCGGCGTGGCGCTCGGCGCCGACCCGCTCACCTTCGCCGGGCTCGCCGGCCTGGGTGACCTGGTCGCCTCCTGCTCGTCCCCGCTGGCCCGCAACCGGACCTTCGGCGAGCACCTGGGCCGGGGCGAGACCCTCGAACAGGCCCAGGTGGCGACCCGGCAGACCGCCGAGGGGGTCAAGAGCTGCCTGGCGATCCGGGACCTGTCCCGGGCACACGGGGTGGAGATGCCGATCACCGAGCAGGTCGAGCTGGTCTGCCACGAGGGCGCCAACCCGAGGCTCGCGATGGCGGTGCTGATGAGCCGCAAACCGCGACCGGAATGA